A genomic stretch from Malus domestica chromosome 15, GDT2T_hap1 includes:
- the LOC103442600 gene encoding glutamate receptor 3.4-like isoform X2, translating into MKFRKPTNLIICTFFFLVSLRMNISFAMRVKSQNTTIPVNVGVVFVHVADAAIATGFWTPRCGLAKGLNSTSKSNNDFVGQVFLGDYDALAAAPTIRANSSLYVDFTMPYTESGVAMVVPTKDYTSKNAWVFLKPLSWDLWSICLCFFIWTGFAVRVRLNDKSRLRVEKYSGHVWNEEFGS; encoded by the exons atgaagtttagGAAACCAACCAACCTCATAATTTGTACCTTCTTCTTCCTGGTTTCTTTGAGAATGAATATTTCCTTCGCCATGCGGGTGAAGTCGCAGAACACAACAATCCCAGTGAATGTTGGTGTGGTTTTTGTTCATGTTGCAGATGCAGCAATAGCAACTGGATTCTGGACACCACGATGTGGACTTGCGAAGGGATTGAATTCAACTTCCAAATCGAACAATGATTTCGTCGGTCAAGTTTTTCTTGGG GATTACGATGCTTTAGCCGCAGCCCCGACAATCAGAGCAAACAGTTCTTTGTATGTGGATTTCACAATGCCATACACGGAATCAGGTGTGGCGATGGTGGTGCCAACGAAAGATTACACGAGCAAAAATGCATGGGTTTTCTTGAAGCCTCTTTCATGGGATCTCTGGTCGATTTGTCTTTGCTTTTTCATCTGGACTGGTTTCGCG GTACGGGTACGTCTTAATGACAAGAGTCGCCTTCGTGTGGAGAAGTATTCGGGACATGTTTGGAACGAAGAATTCGGGTCTTGA
- the LOC103442600 gene encoding transcription initiation factor TFIID subunit 10-like isoform X3, with protein sequence MNQNPNQNQNQQPSDGGKHEDDAALTDFLASLMDYTPTMPDELVEHYLAKSGFQCSDVRLIRLVAVATQKFVSEVATDALQQCKARQASIVKDKRDK encoded by the exons ATGAACCAGAACCCAAATCAGAACCAGAACCAGCAACCGAGCGACGGCGGAAAGCACGAGGATGACGCCGCCCTCACCGACTTCCTCGCCTCCTTGATGGACTACACCCCCACC ATGCCCGACGAGCTCGTGGAGCATTACTTGGCGAAAAGCGGCTTCCAATGCTCCGACGTTCGATT AATTAGGCTGGTAGCTGTCGCCACGCAAAAGTTTGTTTCTGAGGTCGCAACTGATGCTCTTCA GCAATGCAAAGCGAGGCAGGCTTCTATAGTCAAAGACAAAAGGGACAAATAA
- the LOC103442600 gene encoding glutamate receptor 2.2-like isoform X1, protein MKFRKPTNLIICTFFFLVSLRMNISFAMRVKSQNTTIPVNVGVVFVHVADAAIATGFWTPRCGLAKGLNSTSKSNNDFVGQVFLGDYDALAAAPTIRANSSLYVDFTMPYTESGVAMVVPTKDYTSKNAWVFLKPLSWDLWSICLCFFIWTGFAVSVLEHRINEEFRGPPSDQVGTIRFLGPILIAGVASSLALIISAASFFYRYGYVLMTRVAFVWRSIRDMFGTKNSGLDAVESLPAGPAGQAPQAIQITQI, encoded by the exons atgaagtttagGAAACCAACCAACCTCATAATTTGTACCTTCTTCTTCCTGGTTTCTTTGAGAATGAATATTTCCTTCGCCATGCGGGTGAAGTCGCAGAACACAACAATCCCAGTGAATGTTGGTGTGGTTTTTGTTCATGTTGCAGATGCAGCAATAGCAACTGGATTCTGGACACCACGATGTGGACTTGCGAAGGGATTGAATTCAACTTCCAAATCGAACAATGATTTCGTCGGTCAAGTTTTTCTTGGG GATTACGATGCTTTAGCCGCAGCCCCGACAATCAGAGCAAACAGTTCTTTGTATGTGGATTTCACAATGCCATACACGGAATCAGGTGTGGCGATGGTGGTGCCAACGAAAGATTACACGAGCAAAAATGCATGGGTTTTCTTGAAGCCTCTTTCATGGGATCTCTGGTCGATTTGTCTTTGCTTTTTCATCTGGACTGGTTTCGCGGTTAGTGTTCTTGAACACCGCATTAATGAAGAGTTTCGTGGTCCTCCCTCCGATCAAGTTGGCACAATAAGATTTTTAGGCCCCATACTCATTGCTGGGGTGGCTTCGTCATTAGCTCTCATCATATCTGCAGCCTCCTTCTTTTACAGGTACGGGTACGTCTTAATGACAAGAGTCGCCTTCGTGTGGAGAAGTATTCGGGACATGTTTGGAACGAAGAATTCGGGTCTTGATGCCGTCGAGTCTTTGCCTGCAGGACCTGCTGGCCAAGCCCCTCAAGCCATTCAAATCACACAGATCTAG
- the LOC103442575 gene encoding uncharacterized protein At1g32220, chloroplastic-like isoform X1 — translation MRTVVSRLIQSRSSLPRLFSVSESLKNGRYLTTDSNKVDEPFKVEEAETVNIPPPPTDKLLVLGGNGFVGSHVCREALDRGLSVASLSRSGRSKLHDLWANSVTWHQGNLLSPESLKDAFNGVTSVISCVGGFGSNSYMYKINGTANINAIRVAAEQGVKRFVYISAADFGVANYLLQGYYEGKRAAETELLTKFPYGGVILRPGFIYGTRSVGSLKIPLGVIGSPLEMLFQNTRPLSQLPLVGPLFTPPVNVTSVANVAVRAATDPVFPPGIVDVQGIQRYTQKK, via the exons atgagGACGGTCGTGTCGCGGTTGATCCAATCAAGATCATCACTTCCAAGGCTCTT CAGTGTATCGGAATCACTGAAGAATGGTAGGTATCTAACAACAGACTCTAATAAGGTTGATGAACccttcaaagttgaagaagctGAGACTGTCAACATTCCCCCTCCTCCAACTGATAAG TTGCTTGTCTTGGGTGGAAATGGATTTGTTGGCTCACATGTTTGTAGAGAAGCATTGGATCGGGGCTTGTCTGTCGCTAGCCTTAGCAG GTCTGGTAGGtcaaaattacatgatttgtGGGCCAACAGTGTGACCTGGCATCAAG GAAACCTTCTATCGCCTGAGTCATTAAAGGATGCTTTCAATGGTGTCACGTCCGTC ATATCCTGTGTTGGTGGGTTTGGCTCCAATTCTTACATGTATAAGATTAATGGGACTGCTAACATCAATGCAATTAGAGTTGCCGCTGAACAAG GCGTGAAAAGATTTGTTTATATCTCTGCTGCTGATTTTGGTGTGGCAAATTACTTACTGCAGGGATATTATGAGGGAAAG AGAGCTGCAGAGACAGAGCTACTAACCAAATTCCCATATGGAG GAGTGATTTTGAGGCCTGGATTTATATATGGGACTCGAAGTGTTGGGAGCCTGAAGATACCTCTTGGTGTAATTGGTTCTCCACTTGAGATG CTATTTCAAAACACGAGACCCCTGAGCCAGCTGCCGCTTGTTGGGCCTCTCTTTACTCCTCCAGTGAATGTAACCTCTGTGGCAAATGTTGCCGTTAGAGCAGCTACTGATCCTGTCTTCCCTCCTGGGATTGTAGATGTCCAGGGTATCCAGCGTTATACCCAGAAGAAGTAG
- the LOC103442575 gene encoding uncharacterized protein At1g32220, chloroplastic-like isoform X2 — MRTVVSRLIQSRSSLPRLFVSESLKNGRYLTTDSNKVDEPFKVEEAETVNIPPPPTDKLLVLGGNGFVGSHVCREALDRGLSVASLSRSGRSKLHDLWANSVTWHQGNLLSPESLKDAFNGVTSVISCVGGFGSNSYMYKINGTANINAIRVAAEQGVKRFVYISAADFGVANYLLQGYYEGKRAAETELLTKFPYGGVILRPGFIYGTRSVGSLKIPLGVIGSPLEMLFQNTRPLSQLPLVGPLFTPPVNVTSVANVAVRAATDPVFPPGIVDVQGIQRYTQKK, encoded by the exons atgagGACGGTCGTGTCGCGGTTGATCCAATCAAGATCATCACTTCCAAGGCTCTT TGTATCGGAATCACTGAAGAATGGTAGGTATCTAACAACAGACTCTAATAAGGTTGATGAACccttcaaagttgaagaagctGAGACTGTCAACATTCCCCCTCCTCCAACTGATAAG TTGCTTGTCTTGGGTGGAAATGGATTTGTTGGCTCACATGTTTGTAGAGAAGCATTGGATCGGGGCTTGTCTGTCGCTAGCCTTAGCAG GTCTGGTAGGtcaaaattacatgatttgtGGGCCAACAGTGTGACCTGGCATCAAG GAAACCTTCTATCGCCTGAGTCATTAAAGGATGCTTTCAATGGTGTCACGTCCGTC ATATCCTGTGTTGGTGGGTTTGGCTCCAATTCTTACATGTATAAGATTAATGGGACTGCTAACATCAATGCAATTAGAGTTGCCGCTGAACAAG GCGTGAAAAGATTTGTTTATATCTCTGCTGCTGATTTTGGTGTGGCAAATTACTTACTGCAGGGATATTATGAGGGAAAG AGAGCTGCAGAGACAGAGCTACTAACCAAATTCCCATATGGAG GAGTGATTTTGAGGCCTGGATTTATATATGGGACTCGAAGTGTTGGGAGCCTGAAGATACCTCTTGGTGTAATTGGTTCTCCACTTGAGATG CTATTTCAAAACACGAGACCCCTGAGCCAGCTGCCGCTTGTTGGGCCTCTCTTTACTCCTCCAGTGAATGTAACCTCTGTGGCAAATGTTGCCGTTAGAGCAGCTACTGATCCTGTCTTCCCTCCTGGGATTGTAGATGTCCAGGGTATCCAGCGTTATACCCAGAAGAAGTAG